CTCAGCCCGGGTAATTACTCGGTCCTTTCTAGGGTGATGCTTGAGGACGGCACCCTGCTGGACGAAGCCACCGGGCAGTTTACGGTGACTGTTAAGACGCCCGGACCCGCAGGCGGCGGTTACTCAGGTTTGCCGGGGAGAAACCCAAATGTCAATACGCCATTATCCCCGGCATTTAACGATATCGCCGGGCACTGGGCTGAAAGCGACTTAAAGGTAATGTCCGGGTTGAGAATCGTCCGCGGGGTCGGCGGCGGAAAGTTCTGTCCGGACAGGCCGGTTACCAGGGCGGAGTTTGCGGCCTTTTTGATCCGGAGCCTGGGTATCGAAGAAGTCCAACCGAAGGGCGGTCATTTCAAGGATGTCCGGGACGGCGATTGGTATTACGGGGCGGTGGAAGCGGCTTTTAAGGCGGGACTGCTGCGGGGATACCCGGATGGTTCCTTGCGGCCGAACGCCCGGATTACCAGGGAAGAGATCGCCGCAATCCTGGCACGGGTTTTGACCCAGAACCAGAAACAGGCAACAACCGATATCGAGACGGTGTTAGCGCGATTCACCGATCGGATAAGGATCGCCATTTGGGCCCGAAAGGCAGCCGCGCTGACCGCGCAGGAACGCATAATCGAGGGCCGGAGCGGTGGGCTGTTTGCGCCAAAAGAGAACGCGACCCGGGCGGAAGCGGTTGTCCTGCTGAAACGGATGCTGGTCAGCCTCGGGAGGCTGTCTTGTTGATTAGTTAAGATAGCCGCAGGTTAAGAAGAGGCATGAAGAAACAGTGGGGGGCGGTTACTCCTACAGGATAGTGGTCACCTTTACCGCATAGGTTGTTGTTTAACCATACTTTAAGACATGCGGATACTTTAACCGCTTCAGTTTTTTCACAAGTCCTGCTTTTAAATTAGTAAGCAGGTCTTTTTTTTAGTCCCAAAATGGTATTATCCGTTGTATATTTAGATAAATCCAGGGTGAAAATTATAAATCCGATATGGAAACGGCGTCAGTTGTTGCCACGTGAAAAGACAATTATACGTGAAAAGTAAGGACAAAGCAGACGAGTAATTTTAATTAAAGGAGAGGATGCCGATTGAAACCATCAAAACCCAAAGTCGAAGTAAACGGTTGGACAACCAGGCGGTTGACCTGGCGTGGTTCCCTGATCTCGGCCGTTGTGTTTGCGCTTGCGCTCGTTGCCGCGTTTACGGACGGCGTGGCCGCAGCCGGCGCCTGGAACATTGAAACGGTGGACAGCGGGGGAAGTGTCGGGAAGTGGACCTCTATGGCTATTGACCCGGCGGGATCCTCCCACATCAGTTACTACGACCGGACCAACGGGGACCTGAAATACGCCCGCCAGGACGGAGGCGCGTGGGTCATTGAGTTTGCGAAACAAGCCGGCGCCAACGTGGGGAAGAGCACGTCGGTCGCGCTCGACGCGTCCGGTTACCCGCA
The sequence above is a segment of the Bacillota bacterium genome. Coding sequences within it:
- a CDS encoding S-layer homology domain-containing protein encodes the protein MCLKSFIACLLAFSLSLAPANTCFANPGLVVGGATIDREVGPGIYSHVIAVSLGQGDPATDVQVNVKGFGQKSDGVLEPVSPALDTGPYTARGFINVDSASFHLDPGESKDVNVTINVPGGVGDGGRYAVISVCLSPPAGGDVNVASGIVVPVVLTIQGSEFVHSGEISGLSANVANEGQYVEIMTGFRNTGNHHFKIKGEGTVYSAGGQALATISEPLAASSLIPAMSMLLKATYAPAGGLSPGNYSVLSRVMLEDGTLLDEATGQFTVTVKTPGPAGGGYSGLPGRNPNVNTPLSPAFNDIAGHWAESDLKVMSGLRIVRGVGGGKFCPDRPVTRAEFAAFLIRSLGIEEVQPKGGHFKDVRDGDWYYGAVEAAFKAGLLRGYPDGSLRPNARITREEIAAILARVLTQNQKQATTDIETVLARFTDRIRIAIWARKAAALTAQERIIEGRSGGLFAPKENATRAEAVVLLKRMLVSLGRLSC